From the Simplicispira suum genome, the window CTTTTTGACCTGACCGGGAAGACCGCCCTGGTGACCGGAGGCTCGCGCGGCCTGGGCCTGCAACTGGCGCATGCGCTGGGGGAAGCGGGGGCCAAAATCATGCTCAGTTCACGCAAGGCGGCCGACCTGGAGCTTGCCACTGCCGAACTGCAGGCGGCTGGCATCGACGCCCGCTGGATTGCCGCCGATTGCGCGCAGGAAGCCGACGTGCGCCGCCTGGCCGACGAGACGCTTGAGCGCATGGGCGACATCGACATTCTGGTGAACAACGCGGGCGCTTCCTGGGGTGCACCGGCCGAAGACCATCCGCTGGAGGCCTGGGACAAGGTGATGAACCTCAATGTGCGCGGGTATTTCATCCTGAGCCAGCAGGTCGCCAAGCGCAGCATGATTGCGCGCAAACGCGGCAGCATCATCAACGTGGCGTCGATTGCCGGTCTTGGCGGCAACCAGCAGGGCATGAACACCATTGCCTACAACACCTCCAAGGCGGCGGTGATCAACTTCACGCGCACGCTGGCGGGCGAATGGGGCAAGTACGGCATCCGCGTCAACGCCATCTGCCCCGGCTTCTTCCCAAGCAAGATGACTGCGGGCCTGCTCAAAACGCTGGGCGAAGAGAACCTCAAGGCCCATGCGCCGCTGGGTCGCCTGGGCGATGACGAGGATTTGAAAGGCCTGTGCGCGCTGTTTGCCTCGGATGCCGGCAAGCACATCACGGGCCAGTACCTTGCAGTGGACGGCGGCGTAAGCGCCTTGGTTGGAGGCTGAATCGTGTTCAACCCCCTGAGGCCCTGCGCGCCTCGGTTCTCCCGCCGCAGGCGTCCGCTCTTCGGGGCAGTCCAAGCCTGCGCTGGCAGGCTCGGAGCCGCTGCCCCTCAGCCCCTTCTCTCGCACGGCTGCGCCATGCGGGAAAGGGGACACCACCGGTGCGGCGGGGCGGCGCGGCCGGCCCAGGCCCTTGCACGGTGGCCGCTGGCTTGTGCCGCGCCAGTTTTGGCCGCTGCAATTTTGAGGACGAATCTTGCTTGATTTTGGCGTTGAAATCCCGTTTGTCACCCACCTGGGCTTCGAAATGGTGCGCATGCAGGACGGCGAATCCGAGCTGCACTACGAGGCGCGGCCGGAGCACCTGAACTCGTTCGGGGTGACGCACGGCGGCGCTTCCATGACGCTGCTGGATGTGGCAATGGCCACGGCGGCGCGCAGTGTCGCGCCCGAAATGGGCGCGGTCACCATCGAGATGAAGACCAGCTTCATGCAGGCGGCGCAGGGGTCCCTCGTGGCCAAAGGCCGCTTGATCCATCGCACCGCCACCATGGCGTTCACCGAAGCCACCGTGTTCGATGCCAAGGGGCGACCGTGCACGCACGCCACGGGCACCTTCAAATATGTGCGGCGCCTGCCGGTGGGTCCGGGCAGTGCCAACGATCTGCGCGCCATCTCCACCGATTGACCCTGCGGCTGCATCGAACCAAAATTTCAGGCTAAATTGGCCTCTAGCGCTTGATGGGACTGTGCAAGCAGCTATCAAAACAGTAGTTTTTATATCCTCACCAGGAGTCTTCCATGCCACGCAACCAGCAAATCCATCTCGACAACCGCCCCCAGGGCGAGGCCGTGGCCAGCAACTTCAAGCTCGTCACCACCGACACGCCAGCGCTTGTGGACGGCCAGGTACTGGTGCGCAACCACTACCTGAGCCTGGACCCCTACATGCGCGGCCGCATGAACGACGCCAAGAGCTACGCCCAGCCCCAGCCGGTGGGCGAGGTGATGCAGGGCGGCACCGTGGGCGAAGTGGTCGAGAGCCGCAGCCCCAAGTTTGCTGTCGGCGACAAGGTGGTGGGCTTTGGCGGCTGGCAGGAGTACAGCGTGGTCGATGCGAGCCAGCCCGGCTCCCTGAAGAAGGTGGACACCACCCATGTGCCGCTGTCGTACTACCTCGGCGCGGTCGGCATGCCGGGAGTGACCGCCTGGTATGGCTTGGTGAAGATCATTGCACCCAAGGAGGGTGACACCGTCGTCGTCAGCGCCGCAACCGGCGCCGTCGGCAGCGCCTTTGCTGCCCTGGCCAAGGCGCGCGGCTGCCGCGTGGTGGGCATTGCCGGCGGGCCGGAGAAATGCAAGTACGCGGTGGACGAGCTGCACTTTGACGCCTGCATCGACTACAAGGAGCACAGCGACGGCAAGGCCATGGGCAAGGCGCTCAAGGAAGCCTGTCCCAAGGGCATTGACGGTTACTTTGAAAACGTGGGCGGCTGGATCATGGACGCTGTGATGCTGCGCATGAACGCCTTTGGCCGCATTGCCCTGTGCGGCATGATCGCCGGCTACGACGGCGCCCCGCTGCCCATGGCTCACCCAGCACTCATCCTGGTGAGCCGCCTGAAGATCGAGGGCTTCATCGTCAGCGAGCACATGGAAGTCTGGCCCGAGGCACTGACCGAACTGGGCACGCTGGTGGCCACCGGCAAGCTGCGCCCGCGCGAGAGCGTGGCCGAGGGCATTGCCGCCGCACCCGAGGCGTTTCTGGGCTTGCTCAAGGGCAAGAACTTCGGCAAGCAGATCGTCAAACTGGTATGAAGCACCCCGTGAGCCGCTTCGCGTCTCGGTGCTCGCTTCAGAGACGCTTGCTCTTCGGAGCCGTCCATGCCTGCATTGGCAGGCGCGGAGCTGCGGCCCTCAGCCCCTTCTTTCGGCTATCGCTGGGAAGGGGGACGTCGCCAGCGCGGCAGGGCGGTGCGGCCGGCCTAGGCCCTTGCGCGGCGTCCCTGGTATGGGCCCTGCCAGATTCGCAGGGCGTGAATTGATCTGCAGCGCAGCGTAGTGGAGCACTGCAATGACTTTGAGTTGGACCTGCAAGCGCTTCGATGACCTGGGCGTGCACGCCCTGCACGACGCGCTGGCCTTGCGCTGCCGGGTGTTCATTCTTGAACAGGGCCCTTACCAGGACCCCGACGAAGCCGACAAGATGTCCTGGCATGTACTTGGCCACGATGAGAAAGACCAGTTGGTGGCCTGCCTGCGTATCGTGGACCCCGGCGCGCGCTTTGCCGAGCCTTCCATCGGCCGTGTGGTCACCGCGCCAGAGATGCGCGGCCAGGGCCTGGGCCGTGCACTGATGGTCGAAGGCTTGGCGCGCTGTGCCAAAGCGTGGCCGGGCAGGGCGGTGCGCGTCAGTGCGCAGGCCCATCTGCAAGACTTTTATGGCGGGCTGGGCTTTGTGCCGGTAGGCGCGCCCTATCTGGAAGACGCTATTGCCCACATCGAAATGCTGCGCCCTGCAGAGCCAGCGCTTGCCAAGGAGACACCATGAGCACAGAACTCATCCTGCACCACTACCCTGCGTCACCGTTTGCCGAGAAGGTTCGCATGGTGCTGGGCTTCAAACAACTGCCCTGGAAGTCCGTCATCATCCCCAGCGTCATGCCCAAACCCGACGTGGTGGCGCTGACGGGCGGTTACCGGCGAACGCCCGTTTTGCAGATCGGCGCCGACATTTACTGCGATACCAGCCTGATCTGCGAGGTGCTTGACCACACGCAGCCCGAGCCCGTGCTCTACCCGCCGCACTTGAAGGGCGTCTCCCGTGTTTTCGCCCAGTGGGCCGACAGCACCCTGTTCTGGACCGCCATGGCCTGGAACATGCAGCCCAAAGGCTTGGCAACCTTGTTCGCCAAGCTCCCGCCTGAGGTGGGCTCCGCGTTTCTCGACGACCGCAAGGCCATGAGCGTCAATATGACGCGTTTGCGCACGCAAGACGCAGCGCCCGCCTACCGCTCCTATCTGCGGCGCATTGCGCACATGGTGGAGGAGCACGACTTCCTGTTTGGCGCCGAGCCCTGCGTGGCCGACTTTGCCGCCTACCACCCGCTGTGGTTCACACGCGTGTGCACGCCGTCCGTGGCCGATGTGTTCGACCATGTACCTGCCGTGCTCGAATGGATGGACCGCATGGCCGCGCTGGGCCACGGGCGCATGGAAAAATTCAATGCGCAGGACGCCATCACGGTGGCCGCTGGCGCCGAGCCGCTGCCGCACATGAGCGCTGTTTTTCAGGACGACCATGGCATTGCCCTGGGCAGCGAAGTCACCGTGGCGCCCGAGAGCTTCGGACCCGAGGCCACGCAGGGCACGCTGGTAGCCGCCACCCGCACCCGCTACACCCTGCGGCGCGAAGACCCGCGCGCTGGGGTTGTCAACGTGCACTTTCCTCGCATCGGCTATGTATTGAGGAGTGCACCCCCCTGAGTCGCTTACGCGCCTTCCCCCTTCTCTCGGCTTCGCCGGGAAGAGAGACGCCACCAGCGCGGCGGGGCGGCCCTTGCGCGGTGGCTCTGGCTTAGGCCGCCGCTCGCAAGCCGCCATGCCCTGATTGATAAACATTCCAAGGAGACACTTTCATGATTGAAGATTTCGCGGGCAAAACCGCAGTACTCACCGGCGCTGGATCGGGCTTTGGGCTGGAGTGCGCGCGCATTGGCATGCAGCGCGGCATGAACCTGGTATTGGTCGACGTGCAGCAGGACGCCCTTGACGCCGCCGAATCCGAGGCGATTGCCGCGGGCTGCCAGGTGCTGGCGCGGCGCGTGGATGTGTCCGATGCGGCGCAGATGGAGCAGCTCGCCCAGGCGGTGCACGAGCGCTTTGGCGCGCCGCACTTTGTCTTCAACAACGCGGGCGTGGGTGCGGGCGGTCTGGTGTGGGAAAACTCGGTGGCCGACTGGAACTGGGTGCTGGGCGTGAACCTGTGGGGCGTGATCCATGGCGTGCGCCTGTTCACCCCCATGATGCTGGCCGCCGCCAAGAAGGATGCGGCGTGGCGCGGCCACATCGTCAACACCGCCAGCATGGCGGGACTCCTGGCGCCGCCCAACATGGGCATCTACAACGTCAGCAAGCACGCCGTGGTGAGCCTGACCGAAACGCTGTACCAGGATTTGTCGCTGGTGACGGACCAGGTGGGCGCCAGCCTGCTGTGCCCCTTCTTCGTGCCCACCGGCATCAGCCAGAGCCACCGCAACCGGCCTGCCACGCTGGCAGCCGACAAGCCCACGCAAAGCCAGATCATTGGCCAGGCGATGAGCGACAAGGCGGTGGGCAGTGGCAAGATCACCGCTGCCGAGGTGGCGCACAAGGTCTTCGATGCCGTGGCCAGCGGGCAGTTCTACATCTTCAGCCACCCCAAGGCGCTGGCCTCGGTGCAGACGCGCATGGAAGACGTGATCCAGGCGCGCAACCCCACCGACCCCTTTGCCGACAAGCCCGAGCTGGGCCAGCAGCTGCGTGCGCAGCTGCGCACGGCTTGAAGTAAAGGCCAAATTGGCATCCAGCGCTTATCAGCACAGCGTAAGAAGCTACTAAAAGTGAAGCAATGACCGCGCTTGCCGGCCACACCTTGTTCGACACCGCCATTGGCCCCTGCGGCATTGCCTGGGGCCCGCGCGGCATTGCCGGGGTGCAGTTGCCCGAGGCGGATGCAGAGGCCACCCGCACACGCCTGCTGCGCTTTACCGGCCCGCTGCCGCAAGCGATGGCGCCGCCCGAGGTGCTTGCCGCAATCCGTGAGATCACTGCGCTGCTGGCCGGTGAATCGCACGATATGAGCGCCATTGTTCTGGACCTGAGTGGTTTGACCGATTTCCAGCGCCGCGTCTACGCGCTGGCGCGGGCTATTCCTGCGGGCCAGACGCGCAGCTACGGCGAATTGGCCGAGGACTTGGGTGGCAAGCACCTGGCGCGCGCCGTCGGTCAGGCGCTGGGTTTCAACCCGTTCGCGCCGGTGGTGCCTTGCCACCGCATCCTGGCGGCGGGGCAGCGCCCCGGCGGGTTTTCTGCCCACGGAGGCGCTGCCACCAAATTGCGCATGCTGGCGGCAGAAGGGGCCGGGCCAAATGGCACGGGCACGCTTTTTTGAGCTTTTCTGCACTCGGTCAGCGCCTGCTGCGTAAGCGGGCGCTTGCCCCCATCACGACAATCCATTTCATGCCATTTCCGCTTCCAAGCCGCCGCGTTGCGCGCCTTTTTGCATGAGTACCGCACCGGGCCACCTCCCACAAGCGCCCAGCGCCAAGCTGCTTCCCACAGCGCCCGACGGGCTGCCTCAGCCCGAGCGTGGTCGCGCCATGCTGGTCATTCTTCTGGGCATCACCATGTCGGTGCTCGATGGAAGCATTGTCAATCTGGCGCTGCCGGGCATCGCCCGCGAGCTGCAAGCGAGCGCAGCCAGCGCCGTCTGGGTGGTGAATGCCTATCAGATTGCCACCCTGGTCATGCTGTTGCCGCTGGCCTCCCTGGGAGACCGCATCGGCTACCGGCGGGTGTACCTGGTAGGGATGGCGCTGTTTGCCAGCTCGTCGATTTTTGCCATGCTGGCGACGTCTCTGCCCGCGCTGATTGCGGCGCGCACGCTCCAAGGCCTTGGCGCCGCCGGAATCATGAGCGTCAACGCGGCCATGGTTCGGCTGGTGTACCCGCGCGCGCTGCTGGGGCGCGGCATGGGCATCAACTCGATGGTGGTGGCGCTCGCTGCAGTGTCCGGGCCGACCGTGGCGGCGGGCATCCTGTCGGTCGCCTCCTGGCCCTGGTTGTTCGCGCTGAACCTCCCTCTGGGCGCGTTCACCCTGTGGTTGGGGCGCAAGGCACTGCCGCGCAATCCGGTGGTCAGCACGGCGCCCCGGCCTGCGGCGCTGGACGTGGTGCTCAACATCCTGATGTTTACGCTCATTTTTCTTGGAGGCGAGCGCCTGGGCATGCACGGCGGCGTGGGCAGCCAAGGGCTGCCGCTGGCGGGCCTGGGGCTGCTCGCTGCCGGTGGGGTGGTGGGCTGGATCTACCTGCGCCGCCAGTGGTATCTGGCCACGCCGCTGTTTCCGGTGGACCTGCTGCGCATGCCGGTGTTTGCGCTCTCCATGGCGTCGTCGGTGGGTGCGTTCGGCGCGCAAATGCTGGCGTATTTGAGCCTGCCTTTTCTGCTGCTGGAGAGCTATGGCCGCACGCCGCTGCGCGCGGGCTTGCTCATCACCTGTTGGCCGCTGGCCATCTTTGTGGTGGCGCCGATTGCCGGGCGCCTCATTGGGCGCTACCCCGATGGCTTGCTGGGCACCATCGGCATGTCGTTGTTTGCCTGCGGCCTGTGGCTGCTGGCGGCGCTGCCTGCGAGCCCTGGCGACCTGAACATCGCCTGGCGCATGGCCTTGTGCGGCGTGGGGTTTGCGTTGTTTCAGTCGCCCAACAACCACACCATCGTCACTTCCGCGCCGCAGCACCGCAGCGGCGCCGCCAGCGGCATGCTGGGCACGGCCCGGCTGACGGGACAAACGACCGGCGCGGTGCTGCTGGCCGCGCTGTTTACCGTCTGGCCGCCCAGTACCGGCCTGGGTGAAAAGATAGCGCTGGTGGTGGCGGGGTGCCTGGCGCTGGTGGCTGCGTTCGCCAGTTCCCGCCGCGTCGCGGCAATGAAGCAAGATTGCGCCTAGGCGTCCGTCCTGGGGCCGCCTGTGCACGGCCCATGCGCCACCCTCCGGTCCGGCCCGTGTGGCACACTGCGCCGCTTTTTCTGTTTCGTCATTTTTTCCGCATGCAAAAAATCATCCAGCAGCTCGCCCGAGAAATCCAGGTGGGCGCGCACCAGATCACCGCCGCCGTCGAATTGCTGGACGGTGGGGCCACGGTGCCTTTCATTGCGCGCTACCGCAAAGAGGTCACTGGCGGGCTGGACGACATCCAGCTGCGCGAGCTCGAAACCCGGCTGGCGTACCTGCGCGAACTGGACGACCGGCGCGGCGTGGTTCTGAAGGCCATTGACGAACAAGGCAAGCTGACCGACGCCCTGCGCCTGGCCATTGCGCAAACAGCCACGAAGCAGGAGCTTGAAGACCTGTACCTGCCGTTCAAGCAAAAGCGCCGCACCAAAGGGCAGATGGCGCGCGAATTTGGCATCGAGCCGCTGGCCGACAAGCTGTTTGCCGACCCCACGCTCGACCCCGTGGCCGAGGCAGCTGCATTCACCAAACCGCCCGAAGTGCTGGACGACGGCAAGACGGGCGCTGATTTTTCCACCGTGACCGCCGTGCTTGACGGCGTGCGCGACATCCTGTCGGAGCGCTGGGCGGAAGACGCGGCGCTGGTGCAGCAGCTGCGCGAATGGTTGTGGGCCGAAGGACTGCTGCGCAGCAGCAAGCTGGAAGGCAAGAGCGAAACCGACCCCGAAGTGGCCAAGTTTCGCGACTATTTTGACTACGACGAGCCGCTGGCCCGCGTGCCATCGCACCGCGCGCTGGCGGTGTTTCGCGGCCGCGCACTCGACATTCTGGAGGCGCGCCTGGCGCTGCCGGTGCCGCCTGAGCCTGGCAAGCCCTCGCTCGCCGAAGGCCGCATTGCCCAGCACCTGGGCTGGAGCCATGCGGGCCGGGCGGCGGACGACCTGATCCGCAAGTGCGTCGCCTGGGCCTGGCGCGTCAAACTCAGCCTCTCGACCGAACGCGATCTGTTTGCCCGGCTGCGCGAGGATGCAGAGAAAGTCGCCATCAAGGTGTTTGCCGACAACCTGCGCGACCTGCTGCTGGCCGCGCCTGCCGGCCCGCGCGTGGTGATGGGGCTGGACCCCGGCATTCGCACCGGTGTGAAGGTGGCCGTGGTCGATGCCACGGGCAAGCTGGTGGACACCGCCACCGTGTTCCCGCACGAGCCGCGCAAGGACTGGGACGGCGCGCTGCATACGCTGGCGAAGCTGAGCGAGAAGCATGGCGTGCAGCTCATTGCCATTGGCAACGGCACCGCCAGCCGCGAGACCGACAAGCTGGCGGGCGAGCTCATCAAATTGATGCAAAATAAGGCTCTAGCGCAGGCGGGACAAGCGCAAGCAGCTATCGAAAAGATAGTTGTCAGCGAAGCCGGCGCGTCCGTCTATTCGGCCAGCGAATACGCATCGCAAGAAATGCCCGACGTCGACGTGAGCCTGCGCGGCGCCGCCAGCATTGCCCGGCGCCTGCAAGACCCGCTGGCCGAGCTGGTCAAGATCGACCCCAAGAGCATTGGCGTGGGCCAATACCAGCACGACGTGAACCAGAGCGAGCTGGCGCGCACCCTGGGCACGGT encodes:
- a CDS encoding PaaI family thioesterase, producing MLDFGVEIPFVTHLGFEMVRMQDGESELHYEARPEHLNSFGVTHGGASMTLLDVAMATAARSVAPEMGAVTIEMKTSFMQAAQGSLVAKGRLIHRTATMAFTEATVFDAKGRPCTHATGTFKYVRRLPVGPGSANDLRAISTD
- a CDS encoding SDR family oxidoreductase, which encodes MIEDFAGKTAVLTGAGSGFGLECARIGMQRGMNLVLVDVQQDALDAAESEAIAAGCQVLARRVDVSDAAQMEQLAQAVHERFGAPHFVFNNAGVGAGGLVWENSVADWNWVLGVNLWGVIHGVRLFTPMMLAAAKKDAAWRGHIVNTASMAGLLAPPNMGIYNVSKHAVVSLTETLYQDLSLVTDQVGASLLCPFFVPTGISQSHRNRPATLAADKPTQSQIIGQAMSDKAVGSGKITAAEVAHKVFDAVASGQFYIFSHPKALASVQTRMEDVIQARNPTDPFADKPELGQQLRAQLRTA
- a CDS encoding MFS transporter: MSTAPGHLPQAPSAKLLPTAPDGLPQPERGRAMLVILLGITMSVLDGSIVNLALPGIARELQASAASAVWVVNAYQIATLVMLLPLASLGDRIGYRRVYLVGMALFASSSIFAMLATSLPALIAARTLQGLGAAGIMSVNAAMVRLVYPRALLGRGMGINSMVVALAAVSGPTVAAGILSVASWPWLFALNLPLGAFTLWLGRKALPRNPVVSTAPRPAALDVVLNILMFTLIFLGGERLGMHGGVGSQGLPLAGLGLLAAGGVVGWIYLRRQWYLATPLFPVDLLRMPVFALSMASSVGAFGAQMLAYLSLPFLLLESYGRTPLRAGLLITCWPLAIFVVAPIAGRLIGRYPDGLLGTIGMSLFACGLWLLAALPASPGDLNIAWRMALCGVGFALFQSPNNHTIVTSAPQHRSGAASGMLGTARLTGQTTGAVLLAALFTVWPPSTGLGEKIALVVAGCLALVAAFASSRRVAAMKQDCA
- a CDS encoding GNAT family N-acetyltransferase, whose protein sequence is MTLSWTCKRFDDLGVHALHDALALRCRVFILEQGPYQDPDEADKMSWHVLGHDEKDQLVACLRIVDPGARFAEPSIGRVVTAPEMRGQGLGRALMVEGLARCAKAWPGRAVRVSAQAHLQDFYGGLGFVPVGAPYLEDAIAHIEMLRPAEPALAKETP
- a CDS encoding methylated-DNA--[protein]-cysteine S-methyltransferase → MTALAGHTLFDTAIGPCGIAWGPRGIAGVQLPEADAEATRTRLLRFTGPLPQAMAPPEVLAAIREITALLAGESHDMSAIVLDLSGLTDFQRRVYALARAIPAGQTRSYGELAEDLGGKHLARAVGQALGFNPFAPVVPCHRILAAGQRPGGFSAHGGAATKLRMLAAEGAGPNGTGTLF
- a CDS encoding glutathione S-transferase family protein; protein product: MSTELILHHYPASPFAEKVRMVLGFKQLPWKSVIIPSVMPKPDVVALTGGYRRTPVLQIGADIYCDTSLICEVLDHTQPEPVLYPPHLKGVSRVFAQWADSTLFWTAMAWNMQPKGLATLFAKLPPEVGSAFLDDRKAMSVNMTRLRTQDAAPAYRSYLRRIAHMVEEHDFLFGAEPCVADFAAYHPLWFTRVCTPSVADVFDHVPAVLEWMDRMAALGHGRMEKFNAQDAITVAAGAEPLPHMSAVFQDDHGIALGSEVTVAPESFGPEATQGTLVAATRTRYTLRREDPRAGVVNVHFPRIGYVLRSAPP
- a CDS encoding SDR family oxidoreductase; this encodes MTRTVQQLFDLTGKTALVTGGSRGLGLQLAHALGEAGAKIMLSSRKAADLELATAELQAAGIDARWIAADCAQEADVRRLADETLERMGDIDILVNNAGASWGAPAEDHPLEAWDKVMNLNVRGYFILSQQVAKRSMIARKRGSIINVASIAGLGGNQQGMNTIAYNTSKAAVINFTRTLAGEWGKYGIRVNAICPGFFPSKMTAGLLKTLGEENLKAHAPLGRLGDDEDLKGLCALFASDAGKHITGQYLAVDGGVSALVGG
- a CDS encoding Tex family protein, whose product is MQKIIQQLAREIQVGAHQITAAVELLDGGATVPFIARYRKEVTGGLDDIQLRELETRLAYLRELDDRRGVVLKAIDEQGKLTDALRLAIAQTATKQELEDLYLPFKQKRRTKGQMAREFGIEPLADKLFADPTLDPVAEAAAFTKPPEVLDDGKTGADFSTVTAVLDGVRDILSERWAEDAALVQQLREWLWAEGLLRSSKLEGKSETDPEVAKFRDYFDYDEPLARVPSHRALAVFRGRALDILEARLALPVPPEPGKPSLAEGRIAQHLGWSHAGRAADDLIRKCVAWAWRVKLSLSTERDLFARLREDAEKVAIKVFADNLRDLLLAAPAGPRVVMGLDPGIRTGVKVAVVDATGKLVDTATVFPHEPRKDWDGALHTLAKLSEKHGVQLIAIGNGTASRETDKLAGELIKLMQNKALAQAGQAQAAIEKIVVSEAGASVYSASEYASQEMPDVDVSLRGAASIARRLQDPLAELVKIDPKSIGVGQYQHDVNQSELARTLGTVVEDCVNAVGVDLNTASAPLLSRVSGLSASVAKAVVRWRDTHGAFKNRKQLLDVAGLGAKTFEQSAGFLRIRGGDNPLDLTGVHPETYPVVERIIEHTQAPVAQLMGRADMLKQLRPELFANERFGVITVKDILAELEKPGRDPRPDFKVARFNEGVDDIKDLREGMVLEGTVSNVAQFGAFIDLGVHQDGLVHVSQLAHKFVSDAREVVKTGDIVTVKVMEVDIERKRIGLSMKLGAAPRGASVRDNRFEGAGRGQHSIPRNSNAQAAPSAMAAAFAKLQRR
- a CDS encoding NADP-dependent oxidoreductase — its product is MPRNQQIHLDNRPQGEAVASNFKLVTTDTPALVDGQVLVRNHYLSLDPYMRGRMNDAKSYAQPQPVGEVMQGGTVGEVVESRSPKFAVGDKVVGFGGWQEYSVVDASQPGSLKKVDTTHVPLSYYLGAVGMPGVTAWYGLVKIIAPKEGDTVVVSAATGAVGSAFAALAKARGCRVVGIAGGPEKCKYAVDELHFDACIDYKEHSDGKAMGKALKEACPKGIDGYFENVGGWIMDAVMLRMNAFGRIALCGMIAGYDGAPLPMAHPALILVSRLKIEGFIVSEHMEVWPEALTELGTLVATGKLRPRESVAEGIAAAPEAFLGLLKGKNFGKQIVKLV